The genomic DNA GATCGCGATGATGATGTTCTTGACGTTGAGGTTGTTCCACTCGTCCCACACCCAGAAGCCGATGCCCACGCCGCCAGTCAGCATCTCGGCGGCCACGATCACGAGCCACGCGGTGCCCACGGCCAGGCGCACGCCGGTCAGCATGTAGGGCAGCACGGCGGGGAACAGGATCTTGGTGGCGATCTTCCACTCCGACAGGTTGAGCACGCGGGCCACGTTCATGTAGTCCTGCGGCACACGCTGCACGCCCACGGCGGTGTTGATGATCATGGGCCAGATGGAGCAGATGAAGATCGTCCAGATGGCGGCCGGGTTGGCACCCTTGAACACCAGGAGGCCGATCGGCAGCCAGGCCAATGGAGACACCGGGCGCAGCAGGCTGATCAGCGGGTTGAACATGCGCGACAGGAAGTTGAAGCGCCCGATCACGAAGCCCGCCGGAATGCCCACCAGCGCCGCCATGCCAAAGCCCACGGCCACGCGTTCGAGCGACATCAGCACGTTCCAGCCCACGCCCTGGTCGTTGGGACCATTGCGGTAGAACGGGTTGCTAAAGATTTCCAGCGCCTGCTTCCAGGTTTCCACCGGGCCGGGAATGCTGTTGCCCGTGGTGGCTGACACCACGGCCCACAGACCCACCAGCAAGCCCAGGCCACACAGCGGTGGAAGCACCGCCATCCAGAAGCCGCGCGACAGCGCCGCCCAGTCGCGACCGGCGGGGGCTGCAGATGCCGTGGGCGCAGGGCTTGCCGCCATAGCCGTTTTTGACTGTTTTTGGCTTCTGGCGCTTGCGGACGAAGCGCTGCTAGCTACATTATTCATAGCGTTCTGTGCAACCACGGGGGCTGCATCCAGCGGGGAGTGAAAGACGGCACTGACCATGGTGTTCTCCTGTACAGGGTGGACGGGGCAGGGCGCTTACGCCTTGATCTTGAAGCTGTCGGCGTACTTGGCGGGGTCCTTGCCGTCCCACACCACGCCGTCCATGAACTTGCTCGTACGCATTTCGCTCTTGGGCAGCGGCGTCTTGGAAGCGGCGGCCGCCTGCTTGTAGACGTCGATGCGGTTCACGGCCTTGGCCACGTTCAGGTAGTCGGGGTGGTCCTTGACCAGGCCCCAGCGCTTGTGCTGCGTGAGGAACCACATGCCGTCCGTGAGGTAGGGGAAGTTCACCGTGCCCTCGTTGAAGAACTTCATGTGGTTGGGGTCGTCCCAGGTTTTGCCCATGCCGTCCTGGTAGCGGCCCAGGATGCGCTGGTTGATGGCATCGACGCCCGTGTTCACGTAGGCCTTGCCGGCAATGGTCTCGGCCATCTTGTTCTTGTTGGCCAGGCCTTCGTCGATCCACTTGCTGGCCTCCAGGATGGCGGCCGTCACGGCACGGGCCGTGTTGGGGTACTTCTGCACGAATTCGGACGTGGTGCCCAGCACCTTCTCGGGGTGGTCCTTCCAGATGTCCTGCGTGGTCGTGGCCGTCACGCCGATGCCGTCCATGATGGCGCGGTGGTTCCAGGGCTCGCCCACGCAGAAGCCGTCCATGTTGCCCACGCGCATGTTGGCCACCATCTGTGGCGGGGGCACGGTGATGACCTTGGCATCCTTCATCGGGTTGATGCCGTTGGCCGCCAGCCAGTAGTACAGCCACATGGCGTGCGTGCCGGTGGGGAAGGTCTGCGCGAAGGTGTACTCGCGCTTCTCGCTGGCCATCAGCTTGGCCAGGCCCGCGCCATTGACGGCGCCCTTGTCGGCGAGCTTCTTGGACAGCGTGATGGCCTGCCCGTTGTGGTTCAGGTTCATCAGCACGGCCATGTCCTTCTTGGGCCCGGCCAGGCCCAGGTGCACGCCGTAGACCAGGCCGTACAGCACGTGGGCGAAGTCGAGTTCGCCGTTGACCAGCTTGTCGCGCACACCAGCCCAGGAGGCTTCCTTGGTGGGGATGATGGTCACGCCGTACTTCTTGTCGATGCCGAGCACCGAGGCCATCACCACGCTGGCGCAGTCGGTCAGCGGGATGAAGCCGATCTTGACTTCCTTCTTCTCCGGCGCGTCCGAGCCCTGGGCGTGCACCAGCGCACGCAGCGCGGGGCTGACGCCGACGGCGCCCACGGTGGCGGCCTGCAGCACGGTGCGGCGGTTGAGGCTGGTTTTGAGCAGATCGGTCATGGGGCACTTCCTCATAGCGTTGAAAACAAAAAAGGCGTCCTCCCGAGCAGCCTGCATACATGCAGCACCGGTCGGTGAGGGACGCCTCTGTCCATGGCGATACCCGATGAAGGGCTCGCCCAGCACCGGCCCGCCTTTGGGCCCGTGCTGTGTGGGGGTGAGACCGCCATTGGTCTCGCAGGGGTTAATGCAAGTGGCGTGCCAGGCCTTGCCGCACGGGCTCCGCATCAGTTCGGCGCATGGTTTGCTATTGAATTAATAGCTGCTTGCGCAAATGGATCAAGCGCTGGGGGGGGTTTTGACCTGCAAACGCGCGGAGGTGGTGCGCGCGGTGAATGCCGCACTGCCTTTGTGCGGCGCACCATCCGGGAGAAGCCGGTGGACCTGGGCGTAGCCCAGGCCGGGGATGCCGGGCAAGGACCGCTGCGCAGCGAGGGGATCGTCCCCTTTCCCGAGCCGGGCAGCGATTCGAGAGGAGGGGCCAGGGGCCGCGGCTCCAAGACTGCCTGCGCAGTCTGGACGGTCCCCGAGAGCGGGCGGCCTCTGGCGGCTGCACCGATGCGCGCAGCGCCTCAGGAGGATGTCGCCTGTTTACCCGAGCAGGTCCATCACGTCGAGCATGCGCTGGGCCACATCCACGAGCTTGAGGCCCTTGTCCATGGCGGTCTTGCGCAGTTTCTCGTACGCGGCCTGCTCGGTCAGGCCCTGGCGCTGCATGAGCAGGCCCTTGGCGCGGTCGATGGTCTTGCGGTCCTTGAGCTCGGTCTTGGCATCGGCGAGCTCGGCGCGCAGCGCCTGCTCGTGCTGGAAGCGCGCCATCGCCACGTCCAGGATGGGGCGGATGCGCTGGGGCGCGAGGCCGGCCACGATGTAGGCCGACACGCCCGCGGCCACCGCGTCCTTGACGTGCGAGGTGTCCTCGTCGTTGGTGAACATCACGATGGGGCGGCGTTCGTCGCGCGTGGCCACCACCACGTGTTCCAGCGCGTCGCGGGCCTCGCTCTCGGCGTCCACGATGATCAGGTCGGGCTGCAGCTGGGCGATCCGCTCGCTCAGGAATACATCCGCGGGCAGCGTGGCGATCAGGTTGAAATTGTTCTCCAGCAGCCCGATGCGCAGCGCCCGCGAACGCTCCGCCTGCAGCACGGCGTGTTCGTCGTCGGGGTCGGCGAT from Acidovorax sp. A79 includes the following:
- a CDS encoding CmpA/NrtA family ABC transporter substrate-binding protein: MTDLLKTSLNRRTVLQAATVGAVGVSPALRALVHAQGSDAPEKKEVKIGFIPLTDCASVVMASVLGIDKKYGVTIIPTKEASWAGVRDKLVNGELDFAHVLYGLVYGVHLGLAGPKKDMAVLMNLNHNGQAITLSKKLADKGAVNGAGLAKLMASEKREYTFAQTFPTGTHAMWLYYWLAANGINPMKDAKVITVPPPQMVANMRVGNMDGFCVGEPWNHRAIMDGIGVTATTTQDIWKDHPEKVLGTTSEFVQKYPNTARAVTAAILEASKWIDEGLANKNKMAETIAGKAYVNTGVDAINQRILGRYQDGMGKTWDDPNHMKFFNEGTVNFPYLTDGMWFLTQHKRWGLVKDHPDYLNVAKAVNRIDVYKQAAAASKTPLPKSEMRTSKFMDGVVWDGKDPAKYADSFKIKA
- a CDS encoding ANTAR domain-containing response regulator; this translates as MNESLRIVVVAPDLAIADPDDEHAVLQAERSRALRIGLLENNFNLIATLPADVFLSERIAQLQPDLIIVDAESEARDALEHVVVATRDERRPIVMFTNDEDTSHVKDAVAAGVSAYIVAGLAPQRIRPILDVAMARFQHEQALRAELADAKTELKDRKTIDRAKGLLMQRQGLTEQAAYEKLRKTAMDKGLKLVDVAQRMLDVMDLLG
- the ntrB gene encoding nitrate ABC transporter permease codes for the protein MVSAVFHSPLDAAPVVAQNAMNNVASSASSASARSQKQSKTAMAASPAPTASAAPAGRDWAALSRGFWMAVLPPLCGLGLLVGLWAVVSATTGNSIPGPVETWKQALEIFSNPFYRNGPNDQGVGWNVLMSLERVAVGFGMAALVGIPAGFVIGRFNFLSRMFNPLISLLRPVSPLAWLPIGLLVFKGANPAAIWTIFICSIWPMIINTAVGVQRVPQDYMNVARVLNLSEWKIATKILFPAVLPYMLTGVRLAVGTAWLVIVAAEMLTGGVGIGFWVWDEWNNLNVKNIIIAIFVIGIVGLVLEFALIKLATAFTFEEVKT